The Streptomyces puniciscabiei genomic interval CGGCAGAACACCCGGGCCCCCGGCGCGTGTGCGGCGATGGCGGTGACGTCCTCGACGCTGTCGGTGGCGAAGGTGCGGACACCTAGGCGGTGGGCTTCGGCGATGTCCTGGTCCGACTTGATGGTGTTGCCGTAGTGGACGCGGTGTGGCTGCGCGCCGGCGTGGAGGGCTTGGGTGATTTCGGCGGGGCTGGCTGCGTCGAATCCCGATCCGCGGGCTGCGAGGGTGTGCAGGACCTCGTCGACGGGGCAGGCCTTGAGGGCGAAGCGGATGTGGGTGCCGGGCAACTCGTCGAGCAGGGCGTCGTATTGGTGCTCTACGCCGGTGAGGTCGTAGATGATGCGGTCGGATTCGGCTGCGGCGAGGGATTCGGCCAGTGCGCCTACGGATGTGCCGCGAAATGCCGTCGTGCGGCTGCGGGTCTTGTGTGGCTTGTCGCACAGTTCCCCGCGCCCCTGCGGGGCGCTCATGTGCGGGCTGCTTTGATCAGGGCCGGCCAGGCCTCGACCAGGTGTGCGAAGTCCTCCATGTCCGACTCCGCCTCGTCCAATAACCGTTCGCGCTCTTCCGCGAGTTGGTCGGCGAAGCTCGCGTACCGCCCGCCCAGCTTGCGGTACGCCGTGTCCACCCGGTCCAGGCGCCAGACGTTCTCCGTGCGGTCCAGGGCCGTGCTCTCCCGCAGGAACTCCACGATCCGGTCGGGCCGTACCCGGTGCCGCTCGTCCAGCAGAGCGGCACCCTCGGCGGCCATGCGGTCGTAGACGCGGTGGAAGTAGAGCATCGAGAGCAGGAACTTCACGAACCGCCGCTGGTAGGCCGGGAAGCCGGTGTCGGTGCGGCGTTCGGGGGTGTGGAAGTTCTCGATGTGGCGGTTGTGGAGGATGCCGGGCAGGCCCGCGTCGTGGACCAGGTGGAGGAGGAAGTAGTCGCTGCCGATGGTGTCGGTGGCGGGCGGCAGGGGGATCCGCTCGTACACGGCGTGGTCGAAGGCGATGTTGCACATGTCGACGCGCATGGGGTCGACCACGGTGAGGGTCGCCCGGTCGGCGGTGAAGGGGGCCGTGCCCGCGCCGGTGAAGGACTCCTCGACCAGGTGCCGTTTGCGTTCCTCGGGCCAGTCGCCGGGCGCCCAGAGGCTGACGACGTCGTGGTACACGTCCTCGTCCAGGCGCCGTATCTCGCCGATGTCGACGGAGAACGCGCCGATGAAGGAGGCGCCCACCAGTGACACGGGGCGGCCCAGCAGCGCCGGGGCGAGGTCGGTGCGGGTGACGGAGGCCGCGGCCTCGGCGGCGGGACTGCCCAGCCAGGGCAGCTCGTGGTGGACGGGGAACACCGGTCGGCGGTCATGGAGTTGGTAGGTGCTGTCGGAGTCCCTGCGGTGCAGCGAATGGCAGCCGAGGGCGGCGGCCAGCAGGAAGGCACGGTTGGTGCAGGCGCCGTAGGAGACGGTGGGCGGGAGCATCAGGTGCAGGAGGCGGTCGGGCTGCTGCGAGCCGGCTCGTTCGATCGTCCGGCGCAGGAAGGCGCGCTGGGCCTCCTCGTCCAGGTGGTGGACCGTGACGCCGGGTACCGGGTGGAGTCCGGCGACGACCCGGGCGTGCCCGGCGCGGGTGCGGTCGGCGGAGGAGTCGAGGATCAGCAGCTGGACGTCTGCGCCGTGGCGGCGGACGGCGTAGGCGGCCTCGTCGTGGAGGGCGGTGATGGTGGACGGGCAGGCCCGGTTGGTGGGCAGGCAGAGGCAGATCCGGTGGTTCACGGTGCCTCTTCCGCCGCGGCGGTCCAGGAGTCCAGGCCGAGCAGTCTTCTGCCGAGCGGGGTGAGCGTGGCGGGGCCGTAGCGGTCGGCCTCCGGCGTGCGGGCGTCACCCAGGAG includes:
- a CDS encoding DUF6271 family protein, encoding MNHRICLCLPTNRACPSTITALHDEAAYAVRRHGADVQLLILDSSADRTRAGHARVVAGLHPVPGVTVHHLDEEAQRAFLRRTIERAGSQQPDRLLHLMLPPTVSYGACTNRAFLLAAALGCHSLHRRDSDSTYQLHDRRPVFPVHHELPWLGSPAAEAAASVTRTDLAPALLGRPVSLVGASFIGAFSVDIGEIRRLDEDVYHDVVSLWAPGDWPEERKRHLVEESFTGAGTAPFTADRATLTVVDPMRVDMCNIAFDHAVYERIPLPPATDTIGSDYFLLHLVHDAGLPGILHNRHIENFHTPERRTDTGFPAYQRRFVKFLLSMLYFHRVYDRMAAEGAALLDERHRVRPDRIVEFLRESTALDRTENVWRLDRVDTAYRKLGGRYASFADQLAEERERLLDEAESDMEDFAHLVEAWPALIKAART